Proteins co-encoded in one Cryomorphaceae bacterium 1068 genomic window:
- a CDS encoding DUF3365 domain-containing protein, which translates to MNKKAIIILSAFGMLTIAHSCGTSNENHRQTEAPVSMIQTDLNNGFNLLDKNCFSCHSPKGAHDARIAPPMVAIKKHYIDDQTTLDIFSDDLIAFVQNPTKENSKMPGAIEKFGVMPKMEFSEKDLRDIAAYIFETDLEEPAWFEEHYQQERKRYRQGQQKGEVNYLDKGKEMAMQTKSQLGSNLMAAVKEKGPEGAVEFCNTRAYPLTDSMAVALGAKIKRVSDQPRNPANKANEAELNYILNAKAQLAQGETASPQMTDMGETMVGYYPITTNAMCLKCHGEPDTQINQATHDVLNALYPEDEATGYGENELRGIWVVEMNKISPKKGKGKKAQ; encoded by the coding sequence ATGAATAAGAAGGCCATCATTATTCTATCAGCATTTGGAATGCTGACAATAGCGCATAGCTGTGGTACGAGCAACGAAAACCACCGGCAAACTGAAGCACCCGTCTCCATGATTCAAACGGACTTGAACAATGGATTCAACCTTTTGGACAAAAACTGCTTTTCCTGCCATTCTCCAAAAGGAGCGCACGACGCCAGAATAGCACCTCCCATGGTGGCGATAAAGAAGCATTACATTGATGATCAAACCACGCTGGATATCTTTTCAGATGATTTGATTGCCTTCGTTCAAAACCCAACAAAAGAAAACTCGAAGATGCCGGGAGCCATCGAAAAGTTTGGAGTAATGCCGAAAATGGAATTCTCTGAAAAAGACCTTCGCGACATTGCCGCTTACATTTTCGAAACGGATCTGGAAGAGCCCGCGTGGTTTGAAGAGCACTATCAGCAAGAGCGAAAGCGCTACCGTCAAGGGCAGCAAAAAGGAGAGGTAAACTATTTGGATAAAGGAAAGGAGATGGCCATGCAAACCAAGTCCCAACTTGGAAGTAATTTGATGGCGGCCGTAAAAGAAAAAGGCCCTGAAGGTGCCGTGGAGTTTTGCAATACCAGAGCTTATCCGCTCACTGATAGCATGGCAGTAGCGCTGGGAGCAAAAATCAAACGAGTAAGTGATCAACCTCGAAATCCGGCAAACAAGGCTAATGAAGCTGAGTTGAACTATATTCTGAATGCCAAAGCTCAATTGGCACAAGGAGAAACGGCAAGCCCGCAAATGACTGATATGGGAGAAACAATGGTGGGCTATTATCCGATCACTACAAATGCGATGTGCTTAAAATGCCACGGCGAACCGGATACACAAATCAATCAAGCAACTCATGATGTGTTGAATGCGCTCTATCCCGAAGACGAAGCTACCGGTTACGGTGAAAACGAATTACGCGGTATCTGGGTAGTTGAAATGAATAAAATTTCCCCTAAAAAGGGAAAAGGAAAAAAAGCTCAATAG
- a CDS encoding phosphosulfolactate synthase, protein MNFNLPFIPERTERPRDNGLTMVMDKGLSLRSAANFLDANGTLTDIIKLGFGTSYLTKDLKEKIKLYHDADMKVYLGGTLFEAFIVRGMFDEYRKLLLDLKLETVEVSDGSIDLPHDEKLEFISKLAKDFTVLSEVGSKEEGILIAPGKWVKMMDTELRAGSWKVIAEARESGNVGIYRPNGTAHVVLVNKILARVKSEDILWEAPQKAQQVWFIKLIGHNVNLGNIAPNDVIPLETLRIGLRGDTFFEFLPEEIAANMRP, encoded by the coding sequence ATGAACTTTAATTTACCCTTTATTCCCGAACGCACCGAAAGACCGCGTGACAATGGTCTTACTATGGTGATGGACAAAGGATTGAGCCTCAGAAGTGCGGCCAATTTTCTTGATGCAAACGGAACACTCACGGATATTATCAAATTGGGTTTCGGTACCTCATACCTAACCAAAGACCTGAAAGAGAAGATCAAGCTCTACCACGATGCTGATATGAAGGTTTACCTTGGAGGTACGCTTTTCGAAGCATTTATCGTGAGAGGCATGTTTGATGAGTATCGAAAGCTGCTCCTTGATCTGAAACTCGAAACGGTTGAAGTGTCCGACGGATCAATTGACCTTCCCCACGATGAAAAACTCGAGTTTATCTCGAAGCTGGCAAAAGACTTTACGGTTTTATCAGAAGTGGGCTCCAAAGAAGAAGGAATCCTCATAGCCCCTGGAAAGTGGGTGAAAATGATGGATACGGAACTCAGAGCAGGGTCGTGGAAAGTAATTGCAGAAGCTCGTGAAAGCGGAAACGTTGGTATTTATCGCCCCAATGGAACAGCACACGTCGTTTTGGTAAACAAGATATTGGCGAGAGTTAAATCAGAAGACATACTCTGGGAGGCTCCTCAAAAAGCTCAACAGGTCTGGTTTATCAAATTAATCGGGCACAATGTCAATTTGGGAAACATCGCTCCAAACGATGTGATTCCACTCGAAACTTTGAGAATAGGTTTGAGAGGTGACACTTTTTTCGAATTTTTGCCCGAAGAAATTGCCGCGAATATGCGGCCATAA
- a CDS encoding cysteine desulfurase family protein, which produces MRVYFDNAATTPLAPEVLDVMLPLLRDDFGNPSSTHQFGRKTKSAIEMARKTIAKLLHCSPMEICFTSGGTEADNMAIHGAIEELGVTRIISSLAEHHAVLHTVEHCQSNCNVELEMVRLTDLGHVDVDHLKELLASSDKKTLVSLMHANNEIGTMIDIDEIGQICEEYGALFHSDTVQTMGHFPMDLSKTKVHFITGAAHKFHGPKGVGFLYINKDVHVNSLIRGGSQERNMRAGTENIYGIVGMAKALEMALEHVDEHREHIQSIKDYMCQKLREEIHGSNFNGCLERSLYTVLNVRLPKTDKAEMLLFLLDIDGIACSGGSACSSGSNQGSHVLRAINADTSVPSIRFSFSRYSTKEEVDYVVSQLSKHLVTITSEVAS; this is translated from the coding sequence ATGAGAGTTTATTTCGACAATGCCGCAACTACTCCATTGGCACCCGAGGTGCTTGACGTAATGTTGCCATTACTTCGCGACGATTTTGGGAATCCATCCAGTACACATCAATTCGGAAGAAAGACGAAGTCAGCTATTGAAATGGCCAGAAAAACCATTGCTAAGTTGCTTCACTGTTCCCCTATGGAAATCTGCTTTACTTCAGGTGGAACAGAGGCCGACAATATGGCCATCCACGGAGCGATTGAAGAGCTTGGAGTTACGCGAATTATTTCATCACTGGCAGAACACCACGCGGTGCTCCATACCGTGGAGCATTGCCAATCCAATTGCAATGTTGAGCTCGAAATGGTCAGGTTAACTGATCTTGGTCATGTTGATGTAGACCATCTCAAAGAGCTTTTAGCAAGTAGTGATAAAAAGACTTTAGTCTCTTTAATGCACGCCAATAATGAGATCGGTACCATGATCGATATTGATGAGATCGGTCAGATTTGCGAGGAGTACGGTGCCCTTTTTCATTCTGATACCGTTCAAACAATGGGGCATTTCCCCATGGACTTGTCAAAAACCAAAGTTCATTTTATTACCGGTGCTGCACATAAGTTTCACGGACCAAAAGGCGTAGGCTTTCTCTACATTAATAAGGATGTCCATGTGAACTCATTAATTCGAGGTGGCTCACAAGAGAGAAATATGCGTGCCGGAACGGAAAATATCTACGGCATTGTAGGGATGGCAAAAGCTTTGGAGATGGCTTTAGAGCATGTGGATGAACACCGCGAGCATATTCAATCTATCAAGGATTACATGTGTCAAAAGTTGCGGGAAGAAATCCATGGATCGAATTTTAACGGATGTTTGGAGCGGAGTCTTTACACTGTTCTCAATGTGAGGCTGCCTAAGACGGATAAGGCTGAGATGCTTCTATTCTTGTTGGATATTGACGGAATAGCCTGCTCGGGAGGTAGCGCTTGTTCCAGCGGTAGCAACCAAGGAAGCCATGTACTGCGAGCTATCAATGCTGATACATCTGTGCCGAGTATTCGCTTTAGCTTTAGCCGATACAGCACAAAAGAAGAGGTGGACTATGTGGTGAGCCAATTGAGTAAGCACTTGGTAACGATAACCTCAGAAGTAGCTTCTTAG
- a CDS encoding MBL fold metallo-hydrolase → MRITFLGTGTSQGVPVIGCNCEVCMSADEKDNRLRTSAMIEADGNTFVIDTGPDFRQQMLRNTPTDMPKVIFTHEHKDHIAGLDDIRAFNFKYRKPIEIYATNAVQEALKREYHYVFAAQKYPGVPKVNLHTISGKENFAIDGTEVTPIQLLHYKMSVLGFRIKDVAYITDANYIAPEEKEKLKNLDVLVLNALRKKEHISHFNLEEAIAIVNELKPKRAYFTHISHLLGKHADVGLELPDHIHLAFDGLVVESD, encoded by the coding sequence ATGCGAATTACCTTTTTAGGAACAGGTACCTCACAGGGGGTACCGGTGATTGGTTGCAATTGTGAAGTCTGCATGTCTGCGGATGAAAAGGATAATCGACTTCGAACGTCGGCAATGATTGAAGCAGATGGGAATACCTTCGTCATTGATACAGGCCCCGATTTCAGGCAGCAGATGCTCAGAAATACTCCGACAGACATGCCGAAGGTGATTTTTACCCATGAGCACAAAGACCACATTGCGGGATTGGACGACATCCGTGCATTCAATTTTAAATACCGAAAGCCAATAGAAATCTATGCCACCAATGCCGTGCAAGAGGCGTTGAAGCGAGAGTATCACTATGTTTTTGCGGCTCAGAAATATCCTGGAGTACCCAAAGTCAACTTACATACCATTTCCGGAAAAGAGAATTTTGCGATTGACGGTACAGAGGTAACTCCGATTCAACTGTTGCACTACAAAATGTCCGTCCTGGGTTTTAGAATAAAAGACGTCGCTTACATTACCGATGCCAACTATATCGCTCCCGAAGAGAAAGAGAAATTGAAAAATCTGGATGTTTTGGTATTGAATGCACTTCGAAAGAAAGAGCATATTTCTCACTTCAACTTGGAAGAGGCTATTGCTATTGTGAACGAGCTTAAGCCCAAGCGTGCATACTTCACGCACATTTCACACCTTTTGGGAAAACATGCTGATGTGGGCCTAGAGCTGCCCGATCATATTCATTTGGCTTTTGATGGATTAGTGGTCGAATCTGACTAG
- a CDS encoding rhodanese-like domain-containing protein, protein MSHISVQELKALLDKGEDVQIIDIREIHEVDSGSIGGIHIPMANLLERSAELRKDIPVVIHCKSGSRASAMVHMLRTEKAFDNVVLLEGGIEAWAREIDPTVIVY, encoded by the coding sequence ATGTCGCACATCAGCGTTCAAGAACTAAAAGCCCTCTTGGATAAAGGGGAAGACGTTCAAATCATTGATATCAGAGAAATTCACGAGGTAGACTCCGGATCAATCGGTGGTATCCATATCCCAATGGCCAACCTACTCGAGCGTTCTGCCGAACTCAGAAAAGACATACCAGTCGTTATTCACTGCAAGAGTGGATCGAGGGCATCTGCCATGGTTCATATGCTGCGCACTGAAAAGGCATTTGATAATGTTGTTTTACTCGAGGGTGGCATTGAGGCTTGGGCGCGTGAAATTGATCCTACCGTAATCGTTTACTGA
- the glmM gene encoding phosphoglucosamine mutase, with product MTLIKSISGIRGTIGGKAGENLTPIDIVKFTAAYGQILKNSAVGDSVKVVIGRDARKSGPMVRNFVSTTLTGMGIEVIDLGLSTTPTVEIAVPEEKANGGIIITASHNPGQWNALKLLNSSGEFISADAGQQVIELAETLDIDFAEVDGMGSYRVDESYLLRHIELVLNHPLVDKEAIAAADFHVAVDAVNSSGGIFIPALLEELGVKRVEQLFCTPNGEFPHNPEPLPEHLVELSNIVREKECDLGITVDPDVDRLAFVSENGDVFGEEYTLVAVADYVLSQKKGNTVSNLSSTRALRDVTERHGGTYHASSVGEVNVVEKMRQVGAVIGGEGNGGIIDPELHYGRDALIGVGLFLTHLAKSGMSMTELRASYPSYYMSKNKIQLTPAIDVDDILKRMAENHKDENINTIDGVKIDFAEEWVHLRKSNTEPIIRVYTESKSPEAAQQLAERIIDEIKSMIS from the coding sequence TTGACACTGATTAAATCTATTTCCGGTATTCGAGGTACCATTGGCGGAAAAGCCGGAGAAAACCTCACACCAATCGACATTGTGAAATTTACTGCCGCTTATGGCCAGATTTTGAAGAATTCTGCGGTAGGCGATTCTGTAAAGGTGGTCATAGGCCGCGATGCCAGAAAGAGTGGGCCGATGGTGAGGAACTTCGTTTCAACCACTCTCACGGGAATGGGAATAGAGGTGATCGACCTGGGTTTAAGCACAACGCCCACAGTAGAGATTGCCGTGCCCGAAGAGAAAGCCAACGGTGGCATTATCATTACGGCCAGCCATAACCCAGGACAATGGAATGCGCTGAAATTGCTCAACTCATCGGGTGAGTTCATCTCTGCTGACGCCGGTCAGCAGGTTATCGAATTAGCTGAAACTCTCGATATTGATTTCGCCGAGGTCGACGGAATGGGATCGTACCGTGTCGATGAGTCATACTTGTTGAGACATATAGAATTGGTGCTCAATCATCCTTTAGTAGATAAAGAGGCGATTGCTGCAGCCGATTTTCACGTGGCCGTGGATGCCGTGAATTCTAGTGGAGGAATTTTTATTCCTGCTCTGTTGGAAGAGCTTGGTGTGAAGCGAGTTGAGCAGCTCTTTTGTACACCAAATGGGGAATTTCCGCACAATCCTGAGCCTCTTCCGGAGCACTTGGTTGAACTTTCGAATATTGTTCGAGAAAAAGAATGCGACCTGGGAATTACTGTCGATCCCGACGTGGACCGCCTGGCCTTTGTCAGTGAAAACGGTGATGTATTCGGTGAAGAGTACACTTTAGTGGCAGTGGCTGATTATGTCCTTTCACAGAAAAAAGGCAATACGGTATCGAATCTCTCTTCTACTCGAGCTCTGCGTGATGTTACTGAAAGGCATGGAGGTACTTACCACGCTTCGTCAGTAGGTGAGGTGAATGTAGTGGAGAAGATGCGTCAAGTAGGGGCAGTAATCGGCGGTGAAGGGAATGGAGGGATTATCGATCCCGAACTGCACTATGGACGAGATGCGCTGATTGGAGTGGGCTTGTTCTTGACACATTTAGCAAAAAGCGGAATGAGCATGACCGAGCTTCGTGCGTCATACCCGTCTTATTATATGTCTAAAAATAAGATTCAGCTCACGCCTGCTATTGATGTCGACGACATACTCAAGAGAATGGCTGAAAATCACAAGGACGAGAATATAAATACAATTGACGGAGTGAAGATTGATTTTGCGGAGGAATGGGTCCATTTGCGTAAGTCAAATACCGAACCCATTATCCGTGTTTACACCGAAAGTAAAAGCCCTGAAGCTGCGCAGCAATTGGCTGAGCGAATCATAGATGAAATCAAATCAATGATTTCGTAA
- a CDS encoding tetratricopeptide repeat protein: MTEYSHNLYPQSDSGLVEKFEKMLKLRQAYFFDVEELESLADFYLEKSNHRKAKLAVNHGLSIFPSSSTLLLKKAQIFAASKESTKALEILEFLEAAEPTNTDMLLFKAVVHRNLSDHEGTKSCLLKALEIAPENREEIFMDLAYEQQIANDYTGAIDSLKESLKINPNHEASLFELSYCYEMANQIEVGVEFFQRYLNKFPYNFVGWYNLALCFDKIGLYEKGIEAADFCIAIREDFVAAYILKGNLLTSMDMDLAAAESYKDSLEFDNENPLVYTAIGECQERMELWNAAELNYKKALAIDPEYVEALMGIGAIRENEGDLLNATTYYEEAVRKDDFHLDNRHILVETYIKADKLAEAKRHLEEMIKIFPDDAESWISLADLSAAEGYNISLEIINQAIERMPDVYDLKWHKIKHLIKNKKQQQATELFLTCSSDNPEGLKYFLTIFPEALQFPNIAGLIEIQDKAQKENEL, encoded by the coding sequence ATGACGGAATATTCGCACAACCTTTACCCGCAGTCTGACTCAGGTCTCGTCGAGAAATTTGAAAAGATGCTCAAGTTGAGGCAAGCTTATTTCTTCGATGTAGAGGAATTAGAGTCTTTAGCTGACTTCTATCTTGAAAAGAGTAATCACCGAAAGGCTAAGCTCGCTGTGAATCATGGATTGTCCATCTTTCCTAGCTCTTCCACTCTACTCTTGAAAAAGGCACAAATCTTTGCGGCTTCAAAAGAGTCGACAAAAGCCTTGGAGATTTTGGAATTTTTGGAAGCTGCAGAGCCTACTAATACGGATATGCTTTTGTTTAAGGCCGTGGTACATCGAAACCTCAGTGATCACGAGGGTACAAAGTCCTGCCTTCTAAAGGCATTGGAGATTGCCCCGGAAAACAGAGAAGAGATTTTCATGGATTTGGCTTACGAGCAACAGATTGCCAATGATTATACCGGGGCAATTGACAGTTTGAAAGAGTCCCTGAAAATAAATCCGAACCACGAAGCGAGTCTATTTGAATTGAGCTACTGCTACGAGATGGCCAATCAGATTGAAGTAGGAGTTGAGTTTTTCCAAAGATATTTGAACAAATTCCCTTACAATTTTGTGGGCTGGTATAACCTGGCTCTTTGTTTTGATAAGATTGGTCTGTACGAGAAAGGCATTGAGGCGGCAGATTTCTGCATAGCCATCAGAGAGGACTTTGTAGCGGCCTACATCTTAAAAGGCAATCTGCTCACCTCTATGGATATGGACTTAGCTGCCGCTGAGTCGTATAAAGATTCTTTGGAGTTCGATAACGAAAACCCATTGGTGTATACCGCCATTGGCGAGTGTCAAGAGAGAATGGAGCTCTGGAATGCAGCCGAACTGAATTACAAAAAAGCGTTGGCTATCGATCCTGAATATGTCGAGGCATTAATGGGTATAGGAGCCATCCGCGAGAACGAAGGAGATTTATTGAATGCCACCACTTACTACGAAGAGGCAGTGAGAAAAGATGACTTTCATCTCGATAACAGACATATCCTGGTAGAGACTTACATCAAGGCTGATAAACTAGCTGAGGCCAAACGTCATTTAGAGGAAATGATCAAAATATTTCCTGATGATGCGGAATCTTGGATTTCCTTAGCAGATTTATCTGCAGCTGAAGGATATAATATTTCATTGGAAATAATCAATCAGGCCATTGAGAGAATGCCCGACGTATACGACCTTAAATGGCATAAAATCAAGCATTTAATTAAGAATAAGAAACAACAACAAGCCACGGAGTTGTTCTTGACTTGTTCTTCCGATAATCCTGAGGGTTTAAAATACTTCCTAACAATTTTCCCTGAAGCATTACAATTTCCGAATATTGCAGGCTTAATCGAAATTCAAGATAAAGCGCAGAAGGAAAATGAACTTTAA
- a CDS encoding DUF368 domain-containing protein, whose translation MRTPKDYVYLVLKGMGMGAADVVPGVSGGTIAFITGIYEELIDTINRVNFVTLQILFKEGIKPFWKALNGNFLVGLFAGIFISLISFAKLITYLLDAHPIAIWSFFFGLVLASIPLVAKSVRNWSGSRYFGFAAGTIIAYLITDLPPVEDPGATWYLFVSGMIAICAMILPGISGSFILLLLGSYSTVLQALNDRDFLSIGIFGGGCIVGILAFSRFLKWMFTRYHDVTIAVLSGFLLGSLNRIWPWKETVEVFVKHKGEENEEIVPLVQENILPSTYETITGLDSELMLGITLAVVGILIIFVMDRFAPKKI comes from the coding sequence ATGAGAACTCCAAAAGATTATGTTTACCTGGTCCTAAAAGGCATGGGAATGGGAGCGGCCGATGTGGTTCCGGGAGTATCAGGTGGTACAATAGCTTTTATCACAGGGATCTACGAAGAGCTGATTGACACCATCAATCGTGTCAACTTTGTTACTCTTCAGATACTTTTCAAAGAAGGTATTAAACCCTTTTGGAAGGCATTGAACGGAAACTTCTTGGTGGGATTATTCGCGGGAATCTTCATTAGTCTTATTTCTTTTGCCAAGCTTATCACTTATCTGCTCGATGCACATCCTATTGCGATTTGGTCGTTCTTTTTCGGTTTGGTATTGGCAAGTATCCCCTTGGTAGCAAAGTCGGTTCGCAATTGGTCGGGCTCGAGGTACTTTGGTTTTGCAGCAGGTACTATCATTGCTTATCTCATTACCGACTTGCCGCCAGTGGAAGATCCAGGCGCCACCTGGTACCTTTTTGTAAGCGGAATGATCGCCATTTGCGCGATGATCCTTCCGGGAATATCGGGAAGCTTTATTCTATTATTATTGGGCTCCTATTCCACCGTTCTTCAAGCGTTGAACGATCGTGATTTTCTCTCCATCGGAATTTTCGGAGGTGGATGCATTGTCGGGATTTTAGCATTCAGCCGATTCTTAAAATGGATGTTCACTCGGTATCATGATGTAACGATCGCTGTTCTAAGTGGATTTCTCTTAGGATCACTTAATAGGATTTGGCCCTGGAAAGAGACCGTTGAGGTTTTTGTAAAGCACAAAGGCGAAGAGAATGAGGAAATTGTTCCGCTTGTTCAAGAGAACATTCTTCCTTCGACTTATGAAACAATCACTGGACTCGACTCTGAGCTAATGTTAGGTATTACTCTAGCCGTTGTGGGGATACTTATCATTTTCGTGATGGATCGGTTTGCGCCAAAAAAGATCTAA
- a CDS encoding TonB-dependent receptor has translation MERVILTSKQKALRINLDPDIYGTFSEIGAGQEVVRHFFRAGGASGTIAKAMSAYDKDFSDAIYGTETNNRYVCEPRLRKMVEHEYGLIEERLSREKHPSKKFFSYANTIATIDFKKRYPGHGWMGIKFQTSPEKEPNEVVLHVKLHENEASFQQETIGVLGVNILYGCYFYYQNPREYLKSLYDNLTRDQIEIDMISMEGPDFEGVDNRLLSLQLVKNGFTDAVIFSPDGKNLQPSDLLYKKNILTIRGSFRPVTKVNIDMIINGYNAFVKEKRVDSDDLQVLFEITLSNLKSGGDIDEQDFIDRADILCSLGQTVLISNYQEYYKLIRYFSTMTKKRMGLIMGTNNLDALFDEKYYRDLDGGILEAFGVLFTRDLKVYVYPSKLEDKDEMITCGNMDVHPRLRPLYNYLLSNGRIVDLEEHDPDVLWIQSRKALQMIRNGEPGWEKMVPNYVDVMIKKNRLFGYDPELFEEETTESK, from the coding sequence TTGGAAAGGGTAATTCTTACCTCCAAGCAAAAAGCACTTAGGATCAATCTTGATCCGGACATCTACGGAACCTTTTCGGAAATCGGAGCGGGACAGGAAGTGGTGAGACACTTTTTTCGTGCAGGTGGTGCTTCCGGTACAATTGCGAAGGCTATGTCGGCTTATGACAAAGACTTCAGCGATGCCATATACGGTACGGAAACGAACAATCGATATGTCTGTGAACCGCGACTGCGCAAGATGGTCGAGCATGAATATGGCTTGATTGAGGAGCGCTTGAGCCGCGAGAAACACCCTTCCAAAAAATTCTTCTCTTACGCGAATACAATTGCGACCATCGATTTTAAAAAGCGGTATCCGGGCCATGGTTGGATGGGAATAAAATTCCAAACCAGCCCTGAGAAAGAGCCAAACGAGGTAGTGTTGCACGTAAAGCTTCACGAAAATGAAGCTTCTTTTCAACAAGAAACCATCGGTGTTTTAGGTGTAAATATTCTCTACGGATGCTACTTCTATTACCAAAACCCAAGAGAATACCTAAAGTCGCTTTACGATAACTTGACGCGAGATCAGATTGAAATCGACATGATTTCGATGGAAGGTCCGGACTTTGAGGGTGTAGACAATCGACTACTCAGCTTGCAGCTAGTAAAGAATGGTTTTACAGATGCGGTAATTTTTAGCCCTGACGGAAAAAACCTTCAGCCTTCTGATCTACTCTACAAAAAGAATATCCTAACCATTCGTGGAAGTTTCCGCCCCGTAACGAAGGTGAACATTGATATGATCATCAATGGCTACAACGCCTTTGTGAAAGAAAAGCGTGTAGACTCTGATGATCTTCAGGTTTTGTTTGAGATTACCCTCAGCAATTTGAAATCAGGCGGTGATATCGATGAACAAGACTTTATCGACAGAGCCGATATTTTATGTTCCCTCGGTCAAACGGTACTGATATCGAATTACCAAGAGTATTATAAGTTGATTCGCTACTTCTCTACCATGACGAAGAAGCGCATGGGACTCATCATGGGTACCAACAACCTGGATGCTCTATTCGATGAAAAATACTACCGCGATTTAGATGGTGGAATTCTTGAAGCATTCGGAGTGTTGTTCACGCGTGATTTGAAAGTCTACGTTTACCCATCAAAACTAGAAGACAAAGACGAGATGATCACCTGTGGGAACATGGATGTTCATCCAAGGCTGCGACCACTTTACAACTACCTACTCAGCAACGGTAGAATTGTAGATTTGGAAGAGCACGACCCTGATGTGCTTTGGATTCAGAGCAGAAAAGCCCTGCAAATGATCAGAAATGGCGAGCCGGGTTGGGAAAAAATGGTTCCGAATTATGTCGATGTAATGATCAAAAAGAATCGCCTTTTCGGTTACGACCCCGAGCTTTTCGAAGAAGAAACCACGGAGTCGAAATAA
- a CDS encoding shikimate dehydrogenase, with amino-acid sequence MRRFGLIGETLAYSFSKDYFQKKFTDLQIRATYENFELAEIEEVAKLLSIEQLSGLNVTIPYKEAVIPFLDEIDPTAKEVGSVNTIKFKNGKTIGYNTDVIGFENSLKPFLEHGMDRALILGTGGASKAVAYVLKKIGLDLLFVSRNPSGSNEISYQECNSNAVKWHRLIVNTTPVGTSPNITDAPPIAYKGITKSHLLYDLIYNPPKTLFLKEGEARGASIQNGLSMLKIQAEKSWDIWNSET; translated from the coding sequence ATGAGACGTTTTGGCTTGATTGGAGAGACACTCGCCTATTCTTTCTCCAAAGATTATTTCCAAAAAAAATTCACTGATCTTCAAATACGGGCGACATACGAAAACTTCGAACTCGCAGAGATAGAGGAAGTCGCAAAACTCCTTTCGATTGAGCAATTAAGTGGACTCAATGTCACCATTCCCTATAAGGAGGCAGTTATTCCTTTTTTGGATGAAATCGATCCGACCGCCAAAGAAGTAGGTTCGGTCAACACGATAAAATTTAAAAATGGTAAGACCATCGGTTACAATACTGATGTGATCGGATTTGAAAACAGCCTAAAACCTTTTCTGGAACATGGAATGGACAGAGCGCTCATTTTGGGTACAGGTGGTGCTTCAAAGGCAGTGGCTTATGTACTGAAGAAAATCGGACTGGACTTGCTATTCGTTAGCCGAAATCCGTCTGGCTCTAATGAAATTTCATACCAAGAGTGCAATTCAAATGCGGTAAAGTGGCATCGCCTTATCGTAAATACGACTCCTGTTGGTACCTCACCAAATATTACTGATGCACCACCCATTGCCTACAAAGGCATTACAAAGAGCCATCTCTTGTATGATTTGATTTATAATCCCCCAAAGACCCTATTCTTAAAAGAAGGAGAAGCACGAGGAGCTTCGATTCAAAATGGCTTGAGCATGCTCAAAATTCAAGCAGAGAAGAGTTGGGATATCTGGAATTCAGAGACCTAG